AGAGAGCTGCGATCGCCACATAATTAGCATCTTTGTTCATCGGAACATCGAGCGGCTTCGCACTTCCTGGCGTCACCACCAGGCTGTTACTCGCCAGAAGATCCGTTCCCAGCTGCGTGTCCCCTTCGAGAACCAGTTGCTCATAGCTGGCTTTGTCAAAGCTGCTTCTGTCTTTGAGCTGATAAACCCGCAGCATCACCGCCTCAGGTGACGGTTCTGTTTCCTGACTGTCAGTATTGAGTACCGCACGGGCTACGATATCCAGATGCAGAGTTTTAATTTGTTTGAAAAAAAGGGATTTTGTGGTGGAAGAGACGCTATCCGACACACTCTGCGTCAGGCCGCAACCCGCGAGACAGAATGCCAGCGCAGGAAGCAGATATTTACAGCGACGG
Above is a window of Lelliottia jeotgali DNA encoding:
- a CDS encoding putative lipoprotein, which translates into the protein MFTITTSRRCKYLLPALAFCLAGCGLTQSVSDSVSSTTKSLFFKQIKTLHLDIVARAVLNTDSQETEPSPEAVMLRVYQLKDRSSFDKASYEQLVLEGDTQLGTDLLASNSLVVTPGSAKPLDVPMNKDANYVAIAALFRAPDTELNSWRLVLRRDELDADKPRIIELSTRTLRLLPEEK